Proteins encoded in a region of the Cytobacillus pseudoceanisediminis genome:
- the flhA gene encoding flagellar biosynthesis protein FlhA translates to MQVRDLSVLMSVILIVAMLIIPFPPWLLSVLIIINIALALMVLLTAMNMKEALEFSIFPSLILLMTLFRLGLNVSTTRSILSEGEAGKVVETFGSFVTGGNVIVGLVVFLILIIIQFIVITKGSERVSEVAARFTLDAMPGKQMSIDADLNAGMISEHEARERREKISRESDFYGSMDGASKFVKGDAIAGIIITLINLLFGVVIGMMQLGLPFGEAAMKYSTLTVGDGIVSQIPALLISTATGIVVTRAASDGNIGKDITSQLFAYPKMLYVTGGTIILLGLLTPIGLVLTLPIGGLMIFGGYTIAKTPQPDKEQLLEMEEEIETDEMKSPESVVNLLNVDPIEFEFGYGLIPLADTNQGGDLLDRIVMIRRQLAIELGLVIPVVRIRDNIQLQPNEYRLKIKGNEMARGELLLDHYLAMSPGIEDDSIEGIDTIEPSFGLPAKWITEEMKEQAEIFGYTVVDPPSVVSTHITEVIKSNAHELLGRQETKQLIDHVKESYPILVEEVTPNPLSVGEVQKVLAKLLRENVSIRNLPVIFETLADFAKSTSDTDLLTEYARQALARQITNQFSQQGDSIKVVTLSGKVEKLVAEGVQQTEHGNYLSMDPTVSQNILESIASQVEQLSLMEQTPIVLCSPAVRMYVRQLTERYFPQIPILSYNELEANAEVQSVGVVNID, encoded by the coding sequence ATGCAAGTAAGAGACTTATCAGTATTGATGAGTGTAATTTTAATAGTAGCCATGCTTATTATACCTTTTCCGCCATGGCTTTTAAGTGTACTGATCATCATTAATATTGCGCTTGCACTTATGGTTTTGCTGACAGCCATGAATATGAAGGAAGCGCTCGAATTTTCCATTTTTCCTTCGTTAATATTGTTAATGACATTATTCAGGCTGGGGTTAAATGTTTCTACGACCAGATCCATTCTATCAGAAGGGGAAGCCGGTAAAGTTGTTGAAACTTTTGGCTCTTTCGTAACCGGAGGAAACGTCATTGTTGGTCTTGTAGTTTTCTTAATACTCATCATTATCCAGTTTATCGTTATTACGAAGGGATCTGAGAGGGTCTCCGAAGTAGCTGCGCGTTTTACACTTGATGCGATGCCGGGTAAACAAATGAGTATCGATGCAGACTTGAATGCAGGTATGATCTCAGAGCATGAAGCCCGGGAACGCCGCGAAAAAATCAGCCGTGAATCTGATTTTTACGGTTCAATGGATGGTGCGAGCAAATTTGTTAAAGGTGACGCCATTGCTGGGATCATCATAACTCTAATAAACCTTCTGTTCGGAGTGGTCATCGGGATGATGCAGCTTGGGCTTCCGTTTGGAGAGGCAGCCATGAAATATTCGACGCTTACGGTTGGTGACGGAATTGTCAGCCAAATCCCGGCACTGTTAATTTCCACTGCAACAGGTATTGTGGTTACAAGGGCAGCATCTGATGGAAATATTGGTAAAGATATTACTTCCCAGCTGTTTGCTTATCCGAAAATGTTATATGTTACTGGCGGTACTATTATTCTTTTAGGTTTACTGACACCAATAGGGCTAGTGCTAACTTTGCCGATTGGCGGCTTAATGATTTTCGGAGGTTACACGATTGCAAAGACTCCCCAGCCTGATAAGGAACAATTGCTGGAGATGGAAGAAGAAATTGAAACCGATGAAATGAAAAGTCCTGAGAGTGTGGTTAATCTTTTAAATGTAGATCCAATTGAATTCGAGTTTGGCTATGGGCTGATTCCTCTTGCCGATACGAATCAGGGCGGTGACCTTCTGGACAGGATTGTTATGATCAGGAGACAGCTGGCGATCGAATTGGGACTTGTCATACCTGTGGTAAGGATACGTGACAATATTCAGCTGCAGCCGAATGAATATAGGCTGAAGATAAAAGGAAATGAAATGGCACGCGGCGAGCTTCTGCTCGATCATTATTTAGCCATGAGTCCTGGTATTGAAGATGATAGCATAGAAGGTATTGATACGATTGAGCCATCATTTGGTCTGCCGGCAAAATGGATAACAGAAGAAATGAAAGAGCAGGCAGAAATATTTGGCTATACAGTCGTTGACCCTCCATCTGTTGTTTCTACTCATATTACAGAAGTAATAAAAAGCAATGCCCATGAGCTATTAGGCCGCCAGGAAACAAAACAGCTGATTGACCATGTCAAGGAAAGCTATCCAATCCTTGTTGAAGAGGTGACCCCAAACCCATTGTCAGTGGGGGAAGTTCAAAAGGTGCTTGCGAAATTATTAAGGGAAAACGTTTCAATCCGGAATTTGCCGGTTATTTTTGAAACACTTGCTGATTTCGCAAAATCTACAAGTGATACAGACCTGCTTACCGAGTATGCCCGTCAGGCTTTGGCCAGACAAATTACTAACCAGTTTTCACAGCAGGGTGACTCCATAAAAGTCGTAACCCTATCAGGGAAAGTCGAGAAATTGGTTGCAGAAGGTGTTCAGCAGACAGAGCATGGCAATTATTTATCCATGGACCCAACAGTATCGCAGAATATCCTGGAATCCATTGCTTCGCAGGTGGAACAGCTTTCACTGATGGAGCAGACGCCAATTGTCCTTTGTTCTCCAGCAGTCAGAATGTACGTCAGGCAATTAACAGAAAGGTATTTTCCGCAAATACCGATTCTTTCCTATAACGAACTGGAAGCAAATGCGGAAGTTCAGAGTGTCGGGGTGGTGAATATTGATTGA
- a CDS encoding MinD/ParA family protein — MSLCRTGHRVLLFDLDIGMGNLEILMGRSAKYSIADFLEKNIPLKNIISEGPFGLDYIGGGTGLSHFVKLDAGQISRFTDELADLIQNYDYIIFDMGAGITEESAKFILSVQEIAVITTPEPTSITDAYSVMKHIHLLDGTIPFHLVINRSEGEREGKETYKRISAVLSRFLGRKADLLGIIPDDRSVQQAVKRQIPFILHQGNSAASKAIRNMTEKVGGRPIGHTGEHHSVQFISKLKEFLFNRG; from the coding sequence ATTTCCCTATGCAGAACTGGCCACAGGGTATTGTTATTCGATTTGGATATTGGTATGGGGAATCTTGAAATTCTAATGGGAAGGTCGGCTAAATATTCGATTGCTGACTTTTTAGAAAAGAATATCCCATTGAAAAATATTATTTCTGAGGGTCCTTTTGGACTTGACTATATTGGCGGAGGGACTGGCCTTTCGCATTTTGTGAAACTGGATGCTGGGCAAATTTCAAGATTCACAGACGAACTTGCTGATCTCATCCAAAACTATGATTATATCATCTTTGATATGGGTGCAGGCATTACAGAGGAATCGGCTAAGTTCATACTCTCGGTCCAGGAAATTGCAGTTATTACGACACCTGAACCAACGTCTATCACTGATGCATACTCTGTAATGAAACATATACATCTTTTGGATGGGACAATCCCATTTCATTTGGTCATTAATCGATCTGAAGGAGAGAGAGAAGGGAAGGAAACGTATAAGAGGATTTCAGCTGTCTTATCAAGATTTTTAGGGAGAAAGGCTGACCTCTTAGGAATCATTCCGGATGATCGCAGCGTACAGCAGGCTGTTAAACGGCAAATCCCTTTCATTTTGCATCAAGGGAATTCAGCTGCTTCAAAAGCAATTCGGAATATGACTGAGAAAGTTGGCGGCAGGCCTATCGGACATACTGGTGAACACCATTCTGTCCAATTTATATCAAAACTGAAAGAATTTCTTTTTAATAGGGGGTGA
- the flgD gene encoding flagellar hook assembly protein FlgD, which produces MANTIDSSLMLSNYQSQPRKTGSDILGKDDFLKILMTQLQNQDPMNPMHDKDFIAQMATFSSLEQMTNMNKTMEKLVAFQEQNQLMTYNNFLGKNVTWHKLTESSEPNEEPIIEEGTGRVVSIQYKNNTAVFILDDGTKLEPANISQLNE; this is translated from the coding sequence TTGGCAAACACAATAGATTCTTCCCTAATGCTATCAAACTACCAAAGCCAACCCCGAAAAACGGGCTCAGATATATTAGGCAAAGATGATTTTCTAAAAATTCTAATGACACAGCTGCAAAACCAGGATCCAATGAACCCTATGCATGACAAGGACTTTATTGCACAGATGGCAACCTTTTCATCATTGGAGCAGATGACTAATATGAATAAGACGATGGAGAAGTTAGTGGCTTTTCAGGAACAGAACCAGCTAATGACTTACAATAACTTTTTAGGCAAAAATGTCACCTGGCATAAATTGACTGAATCAAGTGAACCAAACGAGGAGCCAATTATTGAAGAGGGAACTGGAAGAGTAGTTTCTATCCAGTATAAGAATAATACAGCAGTATTTATTTTGGATGATGGAACAAAGCTTGAACCTGCAAATATTTCTCAACTAAATGAATAA
- the fliQ gene encoding flagellar biosynthesis protein FliQ, translating to MTPETVISIAERGIITVLMICGPLLILALVVGLVVSIFQATTQIQEQTLAFIPKIVAVLVGVVFFGPWMLSHMLSYANEIFSNLTRFVG from the coding sequence ATGACTCCAGAAACAGTTATATCCATTGCAGAAAGAGGGATTATCACCGTACTTATGATTTGCGGTCCCTTGCTAATTCTGGCTCTAGTAGTAGGCTTGGTTGTCAGTATCTTTCAGGCAACAACACAAATTCAGGAACAAACTCTGGCATTTATTCCTAAGATTGTAGCGGTCCTTGTAGGTGTTGTTTTCTTTGGGCCATGGATGCTTAGTCATATGCTCTCTTATGCAAATGAAATATTTTCTAATTTGACCAGGTTTGTTGGCTGA
- a CDS encoding flagellar hook-length control protein FliK, which produces MQIGGLGFIQAQYSSEDKRSLQDMSSTGFGSLFFSLTGTAKPQAESLPAAADEEKIEQLKELMEFLKVSEITELENGSGLLEKISLQTESDIIVVISEQLNLSQEELVQMLEGFMDQVLPGVKLEDVYSVEDLDGVSKIQLLISAISNFDQKEGMILQGKDFSGALKALKLFDILSAKKDFFSSKINLKEFLNHVQVKIDGLINSTSVDKGSMIQKVFTPLANELNTAKQQNSSANENLGKGAYKIINRPETALQGFVQVQSFSKPEQMALLNPQGRTVSPDQLMQQFENILSKSSFLKTGGTQKLFIKLNPEHLGALRIELIQKDSAMIARILTSTGSAKEILDSHINGLKQAFSSQNIQIERIEISQQMTQQDRSFNRDPQQQEQRQQQNKDENDLQPESEFNSSFEEALLNTEA; this is translated from the coding sequence GTGCAAATCGGAGGATTAGGATTTATTCAGGCACAATATTCATCGGAAGATAAAAGATCTCTTCAAGATATGAGCAGCACTGGTTTTGGGAGTCTTTTCTTTTCTTTAACCGGAACTGCCAAACCGCAAGCAGAAAGCTTACCTGCAGCAGCTGATGAGGAGAAGATCGAACAGTTAAAAGAATTAATGGAGTTTCTTAAAGTGAGTGAGATCACCGAATTAGAAAACGGAAGTGGGCTTTTGGAGAAGATTTCCCTGCAAACAGAATCTGACATTATAGTGGTCATTTCAGAGCAGCTAAATCTTTCACAGGAAGAATTGGTGCAGATGCTGGAGGGTTTTATGGACCAGGTTCTGCCGGGTGTAAAGCTTGAAGATGTATATTCTGTAGAAGATTTAGATGGTGTCAGCAAAATCCAATTATTAATTTCAGCAATCTCAAATTTTGATCAGAAAGAAGGCATGATCCTGCAGGGAAAAGATTTTAGCGGAGCATTAAAAGCTTTGAAATTGTTTGATATTCTGTCTGCAAAGAAGGATTTTTTCAGCAGCAAAATCAATCTGAAGGAATTTCTAAATCATGTCCAAGTAAAAATTGATGGGTTAATAAACAGTACTTCTGTTGATAAAGGCAGTATGATACAAAAGGTTTTTACCCCGCTTGCAAACGAATTAAACACTGCAAAACAACAAAATAGCTCTGCTAATGAAAATTTGGGTAAGGGAGCCTATAAAATCATTAACAGACCGGAAACTGCTTTGCAGGGATTCGTTCAGGTCCAATCATTTTCAAAACCGGAACAGATGGCTCTGCTGAATCCGCAGGGAAGGACAGTAAGTCCAGATCAGCTTATGCAGCAATTTGAAAACATATTATCCAAGAGCAGCTTTCTCAAAACGGGAGGAACACAAAAGTTATTTATCAAGCTGAATCCTGAACATCTTGGAGCGCTGCGCATAGAGCTTATTCAAAAGGACTCTGCAATGATTGCCAGGATACTTACATCAACTGGCTCCGCCAAAGAAATTCTTGATTCACATATTAATGGTCTAAAGCAGGCCTTCAGTTCACAAAACATTCAGATTGAGAGAATTGAAATCTCTCAGCAAATGACGCAGCAGGATCGCTCCTTTAACAGGGACCCCCAGCAGCAGGAACAGAGGCAGCAGCAGAACAAGGATGAGAATGATCTGCAGCCTGAGAGCGAATTTAACAGCTCTTTTGAAGAAGCACTTCTTAATACAGAAGCATAG
- a CDS encoding TIGR02530 family flagellar biosynthesis protein produces the protein MDKLIFRPIHTQPVITPKGNAVQTSKQSHNKFSDHLQTALQTEGDLIVSKHAKQRLEQRGIHISAERWKQIEEKVKEAKAMGVKESLVLLDNAALVVSAKNNKVITAMDRKETRTQIFTNIDGTIILDQ, from the coding sequence GTGGATAAACTTATTTTTCGTCCGATCCACACCCAGCCGGTAATTACACCAAAGGGGAATGCTGTTCAAACTTCTAAGCAATCACATAATAAATTCTCTGACCACCTCCAAACAGCCTTGCAGACTGAGGGCGATTTAATTGTCAGCAAACATGCAAAGCAGAGACTTGAACAGAGAGGTATACATATAAGTGCAGAGCGGTGGAAGCAAATTGAAGAAAAGGTAAAGGAAGCCAAGGCAATGGGTGTTAAAGAATCCTTGGTATTGCTCGATAACGCAGCACTTGTAGTCAGTGCTAAGAATAATAAAGTAATCACTGCGATGGATCGTAAGGAAACTCGAACACAAATATTCACTAATATTGACGGAACCATAATTCTGGATCAATAA
- the flgG gene encoding flagellar basal body rod protein FlgG, with product MLRSMYSGISGMKNFQTKLDVIGNNIANVNTFGYKKGRVNFKDMVSQTISGATGSGENSGGINPKQVGLGSQLSSIDTIDTQGSLQTTGRVLDIGIQGDGYLMVQRGNNTYYTRAGNLYLDDDANLVTASGDKIKGADGAAIQLNGGDATVIKSLSISNDGTINFLIDGNDTLQAAGPIGIARFNNNGGLEKIGDNLYKDTVNSGDAVPLTPGEDGAGILVSGTLEMSNVDLSEEFTEMITAQRGFQANTRIITTSDEILQELVNLKR from the coding sequence ATGCTACGTTCAATGTATTCAGGTATAAGCGGGATGAAAAACTTTCAGACGAAGCTGGATGTTATTGGGAATAATATTGCGAATGTTAATACATTTGGATATAAAAAAGGTCGCGTGAATTTTAAAGATATGGTGAGTCAGACTATTTCAGGTGCAACAGGAAGCGGAGAAAATTCGGGCGGTATCAATCCTAAGCAGGTAGGTCTTGGTTCGCAATTATCATCTATAGATACAATTGATACACAGGGGAGCCTGCAAACCACTGGCCGTGTATTGGATATAGGGATTCAAGGTGATGGCTACTTGATGGTTCAGCGAGGGAATAACACCTATTATACCCGCGCTGGAAATTTGTATCTTGATGATGATGCAAACCTTGTTACGGCATCAGGAGATAAAATAAAAGGAGCTGATGGGGCAGCTATCCAATTAAATGGAGGGGATGCTACCGTAATTAAAAGCTTAAGTATATCGAATGACGGAACTATAAACTTCTTAATAGATGGTAACGATACATTGCAGGCTGCCGGACCAATTGGAATAGCACGCTTTAATAATAATGGCGGTCTTGAAAAAATTGGAGACAATCTATATAAGGACACTGTAAACTCAGGTGATGCAGTCCCATTAACCCCAGGAGAAGACGGTGCAGGAATACTCGTTTCCGGAACCCTGGAAATGTCCAACGTAGACCTTTCAGAAGAATTCACTGAAATGATTACAGCTCAGCGCGGGTTCCAGGCAAATACTCGCATTATTACAACATCAGATGAAATTCTGCAGGAGCTTGTTAATTTAAAACGATAA
- a CDS encoding response regulator, producing MAHKILIVDDAAFMRMMIKDILSKNGYEIVGEAADGAQAVEKYKETQPDLVTMDITMPEMDGITALKEIKKLNPSAKVIMCSAMGQQAMVIDAIQAGAKDFIVKPFQADRVLEAIGKTLG from the coding sequence ATGGCACATAAAATTTTAATAGTTGATGATGCAGCTTTTATGCGAATGATGATAAAAGATATTTTATCCAAGAATGGCTATGAGATAGTGGGTGAAGCTGCTGACGGTGCACAAGCAGTTGAAAAATATAAGGAAACTCAGCCTGATCTTGTCACAATGGATATTACCATGCCGGAAATGGATGGAATTACAGCTCTAAAAGAAATCAAAAAATTAAACCCGAGTGCAAAAGTCATTATGTGTTCTGCTATGGGCCAGCAGGCAATGGTCATAGATGCCATTCAGGCTGGCGCCAAGGATTTTATCGTAAAACCTTTCCAGGCTGATAGAGTGCTTGAGGCAATCGGCAAAACTTTGGGCTAG
- the fliJ gene encoding flagellar export protein FliJ: protein MQYQFKFNKILKIKEREKDQAFDVYNQAVKRFEETARKLYDLLKKKEDLEEYQQSRLAEGLPVQEIRHHQHFVSSLEKTIDHYQKMVANARTQMNFQQEKLMEKNIEVKKYEKMQEKDLTGFLESMKQAEGRQMDDISIQLYMNRGN, encoded by the coding sequence TTGCAGTATCAATTTAAGTTCAATAAAATCTTGAAGATAAAAGAAAGAGAAAAAGATCAGGCGTTTGATGTATACAATCAGGCTGTCAAACGATTTGAAGAAACTGCCAGGAAACTGTACGATCTTCTGAAAAAGAAAGAGGATCTGGAGGAATATCAGCAATCAAGACTGGCTGAAGGTCTTCCGGTTCAGGAAATCAGGCATCACCAGCATTTTGTGAGCAGCCTTGAAAAAACCATTGACCATTATCAAAAAATGGTCGCCAATGCGCGAACCCAAATGAATTTCCAGCAGGAAAAACTAATGGAAAAGAATATTGAAGTAAAGAAATATGAAAAAATGCAGGAAAAAGATTTAACTGGCTTTTTGGAAAGCATGAAACAAGCAGAAGGAAGGCAAATGGATGATATCTCGATTCAGCTGTATATGAATCGAGGAAATTAG
- the fliP gene encoding flagellar type III secretion system pore protein FliP (The bacterial flagellar biogenesis protein FliP forms a type III secretion system (T3SS)-type pore required for flagellar assembly.) yields the protein MNEFMEFFNSSSPENVSTSVKLFLLLTVLSLAPSILILMTCFTRIIIVLSFVRTALATQQMPPNQVLIGLSLFLTFFIMAPTMQEVNEQALTPLFNEEINLEEAYEKASIPFKEFMSAHTRQKDLALFLQYSGAEAPSSIEDIPLTSLVPAFAISEIKTAFQIGFMIFIPFLVIDMVVASVLMSMGMMMLPPVMISLPFKILLFVLVDGWYLVVKSLLQSF from the coding sequence ATGAATGAATTCATGGAGTTTTTTAATAGCAGTTCTCCTGAAAATGTATCTACATCTGTGAAGCTTTTTTTATTGCTGACGGTACTTTCTCTCGCGCCCAGTATTCTAATTTTAATGACGTGCTTCACAAGGATTATCATCGTTCTTTCCTTTGTCAGAACGGCGCTGGCTACTCAGCAAATGCCGCCGAATCAAGTTTTAATCGGCTTGTCCTTGTTCCTGACATTTTTTATAATGGCACCGACGATGCAAGAAGTGAACGAACAGGCTTTAACACCTTTATTTAATGAAGAAATTAATCTGGAAGAAGCTTATGAAAAAGCTTCAATCCCTTTTAAAGAGTTTATGAGTGCCCACACAAGACAGAAAGATTTGGCTTTATTTCTTCAATATTCCGGAGCGGAAGCGCCATCTTCCATTGAAGATATTCCGCTTACAAGTCTTGTTCCGGCATTTGCCATAAGTGAGATCAAAACAGCTTTCCAAATTGGCTTTATGATTTTTATTCCATTTCTCGTTATCGACATGGTTGTAGCCAGTGTATTAATGTCCATGGGGATGATGATGCTTCCTCCGGTTATGATTTCTTTGCCGTTTAAAATATTATTATTTGTACTTGTAGACGGCTGGTATTTAGTAGTTAAATCCCTTTTACAAAGCTTTTAA
- the fliL gene encoding flagellar basal body-associated protein FliL, producing MKNNKLLMIMLMMLVAITLVGAIALVIVMKFSGEDETKEPTIDDVLEASVDIPQITANLASDDYIRISFKIQTENKKAKEELQKRDFQVKNLIIQELSEMKAEDIQGKEGQIKLQEDLKTKINGLMQEGKIVQVYITESLLQ from the coding sequence ATGAAGAACAATAAGCTGTTAATGATAATGTTGATGATGCTTGTAGCGATCACACTTGTAGGAGCTATTGCTCTGGTGATTGTGATGAAATTTTCGGGTGAGGATGAAACAAAAGAGCCGACCATTGATGATGTACTGGAAGCCTCTGTTGATATCCCGCAAATTACAGCCAATTTAGCGAGTGATGATTATATAAGGATTTCCTTTAAAATCCAGACTGAAAACAAAAAAGCTAAAGAGGAATTGCAGAAAAGAGATTTTCAGGTGAAAAACCTCATCATTCAGGAATTGTCTGAAATGAAAGCAGAGGATATACAGGGAAAAGAAGGCCAAATCAAGCTGCAGGAAGATTTGAAAACCAAGATTAACGGTTTAATGCAAGAAGGAAAGATCGTTCAGGTGTACATTACTGAATCTCTCCTCCAGTGA
- a CDS encoding flagellar FlbD family protein produces MIKVSRLNGKTFILNALYIETVESFPDTTITLTNGKKYVVKESEDQVMQSILGFYQSVNLLGQQLAEGNENEEQ; encoded by the coding sequence TTGATTAAAGTATCTCGTCTGAACGGCAAAACTTTTATATTAAATGCTTTGTACATAGAAACAGTGGAATCTTTTCCAGATACGACGATAACGCTCACAAATGGAAAGAAGTATGTTGTAAAGGAATCTGAAGATCAAGTCATGCAATCGATACTAGGATTCTATCAATCTGTTAATCTTCTGGGGCAGCAGCTGGCGGAGGGAAATGAAAATGAAGAACAATAA
- a CDS encoding MotE family protein — protein MERMPEEQETPKTSRFQWFIFVFLIPILFGITVALLVFTLSGNNIFETAREYSQKVPFLASVFDDKKSHSQEVMEEELIGLQAEVKDREARISQLESQLDSKDLELERAGLEKQRLEEEINELTAIKEENKRAFKDIVKTYENISAKKAAPILTEMKDEEAVKILSNVNSDTLAAIMEKMNPEDAARYTALLTAAKEKSGSNN, from the coding sequence ATGGAAAGAATGCCAGAAGAACAAGAGACACCCAAAACAAGCAGGTTTCAATGGTTTATATTCGTTTTCTTGATTCCGATCCTTTTTGGAATAACTGTAGCCCTGCTGGTTTTTACATTATCAGGAAACAATATTTTTGAAACAGCCAGAGAATATAGCCAAAAGGTGCCATTTTTAGCTTCCGTTTTTGATGACAAGAAATCCCATTCACAGGAAGTGATGGAGGAGGAGCTCATCGGACTGCAGGCAGAAGTTAAGGATCGAGAAGCAAGGATATCTCAACTGGAAAGCCAGCTTGACAGCAAAGACCTGGAATTAGAAAGAGCAGGGCTCGAAAAGCAGAGGCTGGAAGAAGAAATCAACGAGCTTACGGCAATAAAGGAAGAAAACAAGCGAGCATTTAAAGATATCGTAAAGACCTATGAAAATATTTCCGCTAAAAAAGCAGCACCCATTTTAACAGAGATGAAGGATGAAGAAGCTGTAAAAATATTATCAAATGTTAATTCTGACACGCTGGCTGCCATTATGGAGAAGATGAACCCGGAGGATGCAGCACGGTATACAGCACTCCTGACCGCTGCCAAAGAAAAAAGCGGTTCGAATAATTAA
- a CDS encoding flagellar biosynthetic protein FliO — MGANRSVQLIKVGNRIFVVGVGENIQLLKEIDDSEEYSQIIKEHNDKLEQLIRPSDIVTKVMKRTQQTEGSKQSSPNFSSLLGMQLDDIKKGRKKLFDELERKGQKKDE; from the coding sequence TTGGGTGCGAACAGATCAGTTCAGCTGATAAAAGTGGGGAATCGCATTTTTGTAGTAGGGGTAGGAGAAAATATTCAGCTGTTAAAAGAAATAGACGATTCGGAAGAATACAGTCAAATCATCAAAGAGCATAATGACAAACTGGAACAGCTTATCCGTCCAAGCGATATTGTGACAAAGGTGATGAAAAGAACACAGCAAACAGAAGGAAGCAAGCAAAGCAGCCCAAACTTCAGCTCGCTGCTCGGGATGCAGCTGGACGATATCAAAAAGGGCAGAAAGAAACTGTTTGATGAGTTAGAAAGAAAGGGCCAGAAGAAAGATGAATGA